The region TTGCTGATTTCTTCACTCACTACTTCCTCCATATCAGGATCCATCCCTTTTAAAATAGTCATGATCATATCTGTTTGAGCGAAGGGGGTTATTGAAGCTGTACAATCTGTCGTCGATATTGAAACTTCTTCCTTTTGTAGTATTTTTAATTCGTTTCTATAAGAGTAACTAATTTCAAATGAACGTAAAGAAGGGAATAATTCATTTTGTCCATACCCGCAGATAATAATTCCAGATATATTTTCAAAACTATTCCTGAATATTGTTAATTCATACATTAAAGTCAAAAAGTCATTAATAATATTAGAAATATCAATTCTAAAATGATTCTGTAAAAGATTTATACAAAACATTTGAAAATCTTCAAGAAAATCTTCTATTTCTACATTACACCTAAAAGATTTTCGGTCAATATTTTCCATTCTAACTTTTTCAATTACTATTTTTAAAATTTCAACTATTTTATCATTATTGATTGTATGCTCAGCACTTTCTGACTGAACTTTTGCAATGTGAGAATTCGCAATTTCAGTTAATGTCATAAGTGCCCTATATATCATTGATTGGATGTGCTGTAGGGCTATTTCTGCTGTATTAAATTTGTCATCTTTAATAAATTCAACAAAACGATTGGTACATTCTTCAACAGTTTGAAAACTATCATTCTTATGATGATTTCTAAACTCTTTAAAAATGATTTCCCAAGGGATATCCATATATTCTGCATTGCCATAAATCATAAAACCAATATTATGATTCTCTCCAAAGGAAAATAACTTGTTCGCGGCGTTATATGTTTTAGCATTTCCATCTCCACTAGATATAGTAACTGCACTATCCGCAGCAAGAGCTACTCCGTTCTTATTTAAAATTGCAATTTCAGCTGTCATCTAATCATTCCTCCTCGTAAAATAAGTTTATGGGGATTTTTCAATCCCAAATTTTTAATGAGTGTAATAATGTTAACTTGACTATTGCAAGGTTTTCCAGAACAATAGAGTCATGGAATGGACTCATGGTTGTTTCTTTTCCTCCTTGTTGCTTAGACTTCATTTTTAAGTCTGTTACCCAAGCGTTGTGCCTACTTCCAACACACTAGCTGTTTCCATTACGCTAACTTCTGTACGTAGTAGCGTACAGGCGGCAGGTGAGCTAGTGACTAGAATTCTCTTATGCGAGGCTGTTGGTTCAACGTGTTTCTGGGGAACCTTACAGTAGTCAAGAAACTTTCCAAATACAAATGAAAGGAGACCTTCCAAATGAAATGTTTTGTCGGTTTAGACGTTAGCTCTACCAAATTAGATGTCTGTATCATGCTTAGTGATACAACAACTCCCTTTACAGCTTCTCTTCCTAATGATCTAGTAGGGGCTCAAGAAATCAAGAAACAAATTCTTGAACTCAATGATACCTATTCATTTGAACGCATCGTCATTGGTATGGAAGCCACCAGTCTCTACAGCTTTCACCCTGCCATGTTCTTTCATGAAGATAGCGACTTGAAAGCTCTAATGGTTGAAGTCATGGTGGAACAACCCAATAAGATTAAGAAATATCGGGAAGCCTTTGAAGAAAGTAAAAATGATACTATTGATGCCTTCTACATCGCCGATTATTTTCGTGCTGAGCGATTTTCACCTGCTTTTCTCAAAGAAGAAAAGTATCTGGCTCTCCAACACCTAACCAGAACGAGACTACAACTCATTGAACAGTTGACAAGAACAAAACAACACTTTATTGAAAATATTTATTATAAGTGCAATACCTTATCTACTGAAATCAAGAATGAGAGCCTCACAACTTCTCTCTGGTCTAGCACCATTATTTCCTTAATGACTGAAGACTATACCCTCGACGAGTTAGCGACCTTTCCTCTCAATGACCTAGCGGACTTTATCCAAAAATTGGGGAGAGGACGATTCAAAGCGCCTGAAAAATTAGCTAAAGCTATTCAATCAGCTGTCAGGGGATCTTATCGTCTACCCAAGCTCCAACAAGACTCTATCAATGTTATTCTCGGTCTATTAGCTCGAGAAATCAGAAACCTTGAGAAATTAATCAAGGATATTGATAAAGCTATTGAAGACATGGTCGAAGTCATCCCTGAATACCAGTGCTTAACTTCTGTTCCTGGTGTGGGGAAAGTGTACGCTGCAGGCATTATCGCTGAAATTGGACAGATTGATCGCTTTAAAGACCACCCTCAAGTCGCTAAATATGCAGGCTTGAATTGGAAACAGAATCAATCCGGGAACACTAACTCTCAAAATACTGAACTTGTCAAACGAGGCAACCGCTATCTCCGTTATTACTTAGTTGAAGCCGCCAACTCGGTCAGACGACACGATAGTGAGTATCAAACCTTTTACAAGAAGAAGTATCATGAAGTTCCTAAACATCAACACAAACGAGCCATCGTCTTAACCGCTAGAAAACTTGTGCGTCTGGTGGATGCGCTACTACGCAATCGGCAACTCTATGCGCCACCAAGGAGGCTTATGGAAGATAGATGATGATCTGCACAAGTCCTTGGATAAACTGGTGAAAAAAAGCGATTTTCACTAGGTGTTTTTAGTGTACCCTGTTTTCTAAAAAAACAACTAGAATTTTCTCAACTTTCTATTGACTTTTTACCACTAGACTTAAACCATTTATAATCAGATAAATTAATTATATCAATTTTCTAACTCATTAGACAACAAAATAAAGTACTATTGAACTCTATATAACAAAATGTACAATTTGCCCTACTACTTCATCATTGTTTGCTACCTCATTTTGTACAATTGAATTCCCACCCAAACTGGAATATCGCAACTAAATTATGGACTATATTACACTCTAAAATAATGTACAAAATAAAAATAAAGTACACTTTTTAAATGATGTACTTTATGCTTTAAATATAGATGTATCAAGGGTTTAGGTGCTGTTAGGTGTAAAGTACATAAATTTTTAGTTTTGCGTAGCGAGCAGTAAATACAAACATCGCTACAAAAAGAAATAGGAAAATAACGCCATTGATAGCTCTGGACATGGGGATGTATACTCCCTTATATGTTCCGTTGAATATGGCTGGTATCAATCCTAATATACAGGCAGCAAGTGCATAGAACTGTCCCTTTATGATAACTCTGACTAAAAAGTTTATGCCACATATTCCTGCGACTTTTAGTTCTTTCTTATTCATCGTTTGTTCCTTTCATATAACCAAGTGCTATCATAAGCATTAGACACTAGCAGAAATAGTGAATTGTTTTTAACAAATGTAGTCTTTTTGAAGTTAACTTTTTCATCAATCCATTTCTCCGTTTTTCTTCATAGTAACCACTTCTTTTAGATTTTTATCTAGTTTAATGAACAAATCCACGCACTCATCTAAAGTTCTTACTCTGTATTCTGGAAAAGAAACTCTGTAGCGATAGTTTCCAATGCGGTCAACAAGTTCCTGCTCCTTTTGACTTAGGATATTCGCAACTTCTACATCATGAATAGAAGATCCATCCGTTTCAAGTTCTCTTAGTTCGCTTTCCCAATCAAAAACAACCTTTTCAAAGGTGATGGAGAACGGAAGGTCACTGAAAAAATCAATGATTTTATGCATTTCTTCTTTTGAGTTAACGAAGTTTGGAATCATATCGTTGCTAATACCATAGGAAACAGCCTCACCGTCCTTATGGTAAATCCATAGTTGGAATGTGGTAAGCCAGTCGTATTCTCCGTTGAAACAAATATCATAAGCAGCAAGTAAATGCTCCTCTTTACGCTGCCCCTCCGATATATTGTACATGATGTCGTTAACATACTCAATGCAGTCAAGGTCTAATAATGCTTTTTCAATATCGTCTTTTGGTGTTTTGATATAGTTTGTACCTTGGGTGCTAACAAGTGTTAGGAGTTTATCACGCGCTTCAGGCGACAGCTCTTCCCATAGCTTACGTTGCTTTTCGTTATATTTGGAAAGCTCTACATCAATTTCTCGTTCTTTCTTAATAGCAGGTTCTTCTTCTGTGAAGGTATTTACTTCAGCAAATGCTCGGTGCACCTTCACTTTTCCTACTGGAATGATACCAAAAAGGTATAACTTTCTTTCAACATAAAATTCATTTCCATGTTTCATATTCTCACTCCTGTAATCATTATTTTATCTGTGCTTTTCTTAATTCTTCGATTTCTTTAGTAGCATTGGTTTTGAGTGTGTCACCAACAAGTAGAGCGAAAACAGCAGTCGCTAGATAGACAGGATTCAATACAACAGTCTCTAACGTTTTCATGTAAACTGGGTCAGTTGTGTGTAGTTGTGGTTTATACAAACCAAACGTTCCAACTGCCTTAACTGATTCAGATAAATCCAAAAATGAATGCAATTCCAATTGGAACAATCTAAAAATTAAGAATCCCAAGCAAAATACCATATAGATACCTACAAAAAGAATCATCAAATAACCCACAACAATATGTTTCTTAAGTCTTTTGTATTCTTTATCAGCTTTCTCTTTTATCACTGTAATTGGAGGTGACGCCAATGGGTCGATAGGTGGTATTCGATTTTTTTCTCTTCGATTATCTTTTGAAAACTCAAGCCTCTTTCCCATCCTATGAGAAGTGCGGCGCTTCATCTTCTGCGTTAAGGTTTTTCTTTTAATCATCTTTCACTCCCTTTTAAACTATGTTTCTTTGAAAACTAATGCTAATCTCTTAATTCTTTTGACTTATGTACTTCCACAATAATCCTAGAGAGAAGAGCGAGAATAGCAAATAGTGCCCAGTCTATTACTAATCGATGATAAAACTCAATTTGAATAGATGTGTTCCTCATTACTAGAAGAAAGAGTCCTAACAATAAGAATAAAACTAAAACAAAAGAGACTATAAAGAATACGACCTGAGCATAGATTGCCATCATATACAAAAATTTCCAGAGAAATGATTCTGTCGAACATGAACGAGCAATCATTTCAATAACAAGCATACTTCGTTCTATTTGTGGGTCTTTATTTAGTTTTTCTGTGAGTTTGCTTTTCATTTAGCTCTCCTTCTCGTACAGGTGGCTAAGACTGTCTGTAAACAATAGTCCAGCTTCCTCAATGACTTCAGGGTCAAATGTAGGGTCAATTAGCAAAGGGCTGTCAGGTTCTTTAGGAGTATGTGTTGTTAGTAGTAACCAATCATGGCAAGTCAGCAGCAAATTCTCTTTATCTTCATCAGTAAACTCTACAGGTAAGTCTTTTGTCAGAAGGAAGAAAAGTGTTTCATACAACCAAACAAAAATTTCATCACGTACTGCAAAAGCTTCTACCCATGAACACAGTCTGTTAACTTCAAAGACTTCATGGTTATCTCCATTAAGTGGATATCGCTCTGTACTACCATAGACGCCTAATAATGCTGCATGCCTACCATCGGAAAGAGTGACAGGGTATAAATCTACAAGAGGTGTATCCTTGATATAACGTAGAATGCTCAAAATGTAGTCATCTTCGTATACACGAAAACATTCCATCTCAGATGCTTCTCTGAAAGCTTTATAGTCTCTTAGAACTTGTTCTAAGAATGATGGAGTTTCCAATTGTTCTAAAATGCTTTTATCTGTTTTTACCATAAATTTACCTTCTTTCTATAAGTCAATGAAAAGTTTTATTATTTTGATAACATATATTAGAGCCACA is a window of Streptococcus hyointestinalis DNA encoding:
- a CDS encoding IS110 family transposase; this translates as MKCFVGLDVSSTKLDVCIMLSDTTTPFTASLPNDLVGAQEIKKQILELNDTYSFERIVIGMEATSLYSFHPAMFFHEDSDLKALMVEVMVEQPNKIKKYREAFEESKNDTIDAFYIADYFRAERFSPAFLKEEKYLALQHLTRTRLQLIEQLTRTKQHFIENIYYKCNTLSTEIKNESLTTSLWSSTIISLMTEDYTLDELATFPLNDLADFIQKLGRGRFKAPEKLAKAIQSAVRGSYRLPKLQQDSINVILGLLAREIRNLEKLIKDIDKAIEDMVEVIPEYQCLTSVPGVGKVYAAGIIAEIGQIDRFKDHPQVAKYAGLNWKQNQSGNTNSQNTELVKRGNRYLRYYLVEAANSVRRHDSEYQTFYKKKYHEVPKHQHKRAIVLTARKLVRLVDALLRNRQLYAPPRRLMEDR